A window of Ovis canadensis isolate MfBH-ARS-UI-01 breed Bighorn chromosome X, ARS-UI_OviCan_v2, whole genome shotgun sequence contains these coding sequences:
- the KCNE5 gene encoding potassium voltage-gated channel subfamily E regulatory beta subunit 5 — protein sequence MNCSESQRLRTLLSRLLLELHHRGNASGLGAGPGPSMGMGVVPDPFVGREVTSAKGDDAYLYILLIMVFYACLAGGLILAYTRSRKLVEAKDEQSQACAQHEWLPGGAPATADAETVAGSPAEGRRQLAPCGLPAPALARGTEGV from the coding sequence ATGAACTGCAGCGAGAGTCAGCGGCTGCGGACCCTGCTGAGCCGCCTGCTGCTGGAGCTGCATCACCGGGGCAACGCCAGTGGCTTGGGCGCCGGCCCCGGCCCGAGCATGGGCATGGGGGTCGTGCCCGACCCCTTCGTGGGCCGCGAGGTGACCAGCGCCAAGGGCGACGATGCCTATCTCTACATCCTGCTCATCATGGTCTTCTACGCCTGCCTGGCCGGCGGCCTCATCTTGGCCTACACCCGCTCCCGTAAGCTCGTCGAGGCCAAGGACGAGCAGTCCCAGGCCTGTGCTCAGCACGAGTGGCTCCCGGGAGGGGCCCCCGCCACCGCCGACGCCGAGACAGTGGCCGGCTCGCCCGCCGAGGGCCGCCGCCAGCTCGCCCCCTGCGGGCTGCCCGCTCCGGCCCTGGCCCGGGGCACCGAGGGGGTCTAG